In the genome of Euleptes europaea isolate rEulEur1 chromosome 7, rEulEur1.hap1, whole genome shotgun sequence, one region contains:
- the C7H1orf115 gene encoding required for drug-induced death protein 1 codes for MAVGAKAGRPLGARRLRRGPAEDETAILEEEEEEEEEEEEEEEGSGCASKQVAFASLPDKYEPLGAGAAPRAQGAERKSRKRRRKLKKYGQNVGKVLQKGCRYVVLGLQSLANAYSSPFGVAASVATLFR; via the exons ATGGCCGTCGGGGCCAAGGCGGGGAGGCCTCTCGGGGCCAGGCGCCTCCGGCGGGGCCCCGCAGAAGACGAGACCGCCAtcctcgaggaggaggaggaagaagaagaggaggaggaggaggaggaggaaggctccGGCTGCGCCTCCAAGCAAGTGGCGTTCGCCAGCCTCCCGGACAAGTACGAGCCTCTGGGCGCCGGCGCGGCTCCGCGAGCGCAGGGGGCCGAGCGCAAGAGCAGAAAGCGCAGGAGGAAGCTCAAGAAATACGGCCAG AATGTGGGCAAAGTGCTTCAGAAAGGATGCCGTTATGTGGTGCTCGGCCTGCAAAGCCTCGCCAACGCCTACTCGTCGCCCTTTGGAGTGGCAGCCTCGGTAGCGACGCTGTTTCGGTAG